Part of the Candidatus Neomarinimicrobiota bacterium genome is shown below.
TCCTCTCCCCTCGAGGGGAGTGTCCGTCCCGAAGGGTCGGGACGGACGAGGGGTGTGACCACACATGATTATTAAATATAACCCAAAACTGAAAAGTATAGCCCGTAAGCTAAGGAAAGAATCTACTAAGGCAGAGATATACTTGTGGAATGAACTGAAGAACAAAAAAATGATGGGATATGGATTCAAACGACAAAAACCTATTGGTGAATACATAGTAGATTGCTACTCACCTGATTTAAAATTCGTCATCGAAATAGACGGTATTACTCATGATTATAAGATGGAAAGTGATAAAGCGAGACAGAAATACCTTGAATCTCTTTCGCTAAAAGTCATCCGGTTTAGGGATTCCGATGTAAAACATAATTTGGAAGGAGTCATTAATTCCCTAAAGGAACATATTGAAAATAACAAACGATAACACCCCTCCCTCCTGCGGAGGACTCCCCTCAAGGGGAGAGAGGCAGTAAACACCTCCCTCAAGGGAGGAGGAGAGCGCCATTTCCCCTCGCCCTGTGAGGGGACTAGCTTTATTCTAAATCAGCAAGCACGCTTTGACTATCGAGTATCTCCGCGAATTCGTCATGTAGATTTGCCAGTGAAATATCATGTATCTCTTCTGCCGTATAATGCTTTCCAGTGTGGTCTATCCTGTCGAATGCCGCAACCGCATCCGAAACTACATACGTTTTAAAGCCGAGATTAGCCGCCATTCGCGCGGTGGTTGATACGCAGTGGTTTGTCGTCAGGCCTGTAATGACGAGTGTTTCATAGCCTTTATCCCGCAAGATCTCTTCTAAGTCGGTACCGATAAATGCGCTGTTGACTGATTTCGTAACGACATGTTCGCCGGCATCTGGCTTGACGATTTCTTTGATGGCATTACCGGGGCTATCAGGGTGAAGAGGTGATTCCATATTTAGGGAATTATGCTGTATATGAATAATCGGTCGTCCCGAATTTCGCCACGCTTCGAGGAGTGCTGCAATATTCGATTCGGCTTCCGGGTTATTCCGGGTACCCCAGACGGCGTCGTCGAACCCTTTCTGAACGTCTATGATAATTAGGACTGTATTTTCGGAGAATCTGTTTTTCTTGTCTGTCATAATTACTCCATCGCTCTTTGAATCGCCTTGACGTATTCTTTTTCATTAAGGATTTCGTTATAAGAAAAGAAGATGAAGTCCTCTAAGCCGCGTGATTTTGACTTGTATATCTTGCTCTCGACGTCGAAGTGGTTCTGATTGAACGCTCCGATGCCCATGATGAGTTTTGCCGGCGGCGCTACATTCAAAATCGCATCCACGTTTTTCATAAACTCGGTAAGATCGGTATTGTAATTCATCGGTACGGCGTAGTCTATCATTCCCGTTCTGAGCCACCTGACCCAGTTCTGATAATTATTCTCACGCGCGGAAACCGGATCCGGCTTGACCGCAGCCGTCAGGTATATTTCTTTCCCCGATGCTTTGATCAGTTTGCTCAGATCGTTTACGAACGACGTGATGCTTCTCAGTTTAAAGTTCGTCCACTGCCGATGAAACGCCTCGACGCTTTTAGAGCCGATCAATTCGGATATCTCCGCTCCGTTTTCAATGAATATTTCCGGGTCGACTCCCGTTTCCTCCCGGAACTTGTCGAGCGCTTTCTGATTATATCCGTATTCGGGTCCGGGAAAGCGCACATAGTCGAGATGAATTCCGTCAACGTCGTATTTGTTCATGAGTTCGCTCAACACACCGAGCAGATATTCCTTCACCGCCGGATGTCCCGGTGAGAGGTAAACCCCTTCCGACCCCTGAAGATCGAATTGTTTCCGGTTCTTTTTAGCGTCGATAACATCGCCGTAAGCCCGGGCTGTCCATTCCGGATGACGGTTCAGCAGATGGTTCTTCGATTTCGGTTTTTTATCCGATGACCAGAGGAGGTAGACGTTGACCCAGGCGTGCACTTTTATACCCTCCCTGTGCGCCCTCGCCAAGAGCTCGCCTAACGGATCGAACCTTCTTCCCTTCACCTGCGGCGCTCTTTCCACGATGTCGCTGTGGTAATATGCGTCTCCCCTCCCTCTTACCTGAGCGAATATATGATTGAATCCGTATTTCTTTGCGGTACGCACAATCTCCGCCACGCTGCTTTTGGTCGTCATCCTGTCCCTGATGACCCAGAACGCTTTGATATGATTTCCATCGGGTATTTGAGCAAATGAAATCGAAGCGCAGAACAGCATCAATGGTAAAAGAAAAGGCAGCCTTTTCAGACTGCCATTAATACTTATATTTACGAAAGTCATCCGTTTAGGAAAGATTTCGGATTCTGATTCTATCCGCCTGACCGGACTTTTCGGATCTTATCCGTGATCCCTTCTTTTTTCTCTTTCTTCTCGACTACGGGTTTTTCTATATCGACGAGCTCAAGGATTGACATAGCCGCTCCGTCGCCTTCCCTGAATCCGAGTTTTATGACTCGAGTATAACCGCCGATCCTTTCCGAGTATTGAGGAGCTATATCGTCGAAGAGCGTTCGGACGAGAGCTTTGTTCGGAATATACCTCAGTACCTGCCTTCGGGCGGCGAGATCGCCTCTTTTAGCGAACGTTATCAGCCGTTCGGCGAGCCTCCTCGCTTCTTTTGCCTTAGCGTGAGTCGTTTTGATCTGTTTGTGCTCGAATAACGAGGCGACCATGTTTTTTAGCATCGCCTTTCTGTGACTCGCTGTTTTGCCGAGCTTTCTGAGTTTTTTCCGGTGCCTCATCTCTAAAATTCGTCGTTTCCTATATACTTCATCACGTCCATATCGAATGCGAGACCGAGTTCGCCGAGTTTTTGCTGGAGCTCAAGGAGCGACTTCCTTCCGAAGTTCTTGAACTTGAGCATTTCCTGCTCACTCTTTGAGACGAGGTCTCCGAGTGTATCGATCTGCGCCGCTTTGAGGCAGTTGTGCGAACGCACGGAGAGTTCGAGTTCGTCGATGCTGCGCAGGAGTTGTTTCCTGATTCCTGCGATG
Proteins encoded:
- a CDS encoding endonuclease domain-containing protein codes for the protein MIIKYNPKLKSIARKLRKESTKAEIYLWNELKNKKMMGYGFKRQKPIGEYIVDCYSPDLKFVIEIDGITHDYKMESDKARQKYLESLSLKVIRFRDSDVKHNLEGVINSLKEHIENNKR
- a CDS encoding cysteine hydrolase codes for the protein MTDKKNRFSENTVLIIIDVQKGFDDAVWGTRNNPEAESNIAALLEAWRNSGRPIIHIQHNSLNMESPLHPDSPGNAIKEIVKPDAGEHVVTKSVNSAFIGTDLEEILRDKGYETLVITGLTTNHCVSTTARMAANLGFKTYVVSDAVAAFDRIDHTGKHYTAEEIHDISLANLHDEFAEILDSQSVLADLE
- a CDS encoding family 10 glycosylhydrolase; the encoded protein is MTFVNISINGSLKRLPFLLPLMLFCASISFAQIPDGNHIKAFWVIRDRMTTKSSVAEIVRTAKKYGFNHIFAQVRGRGDAYYHSDIVERAPQVKGRRFDPLGELLARAHREGIKVHAWVNVYLLWSSDKKPKSKNHLLNRHPEWTARAYGDVIDAKKNRKQFDLQGSEGVYLSPGHPAVKEYLLGVLSELMNKYDVDGIHLDYVRFPGPEYGYNQKALDKFREETGVDPEIFIENGAEISELIGSKSVEAFHRQWTNFKLRSITSFVNDLSKLIKASGKEIYLTAAVKPDPVSARENNYQNWVRWLRTGMIDYAVPMNYNTDLTEFMKNVDAILNVAPPAKLIMGIGAFNQNHFDVESKIYKSKSRGLEDFIFFSYNEILNEKEYVKAIQRAME
- the rplQ gene encoding 50S ribosomal protein L17 codes for the protein MRHRKKLRKLGKTASHRKAMLKNMVASLFEHKQIKTTHAKAKEARRLAERLITFAKRGDLAARRQVLRYIPNKALVRTLFDDIAPQYSERIGGYTRVIKLGFREGDGAAMSILELVDIEKPVVEKKEKKEGITDKIRKVRSGG